The Sulfitobacter guttiformis genome contains a region encoding:
- a CDS encoding adenylyltransferase/cytidyltransferase family protein, translating into MTYGSFDLFHQGHARLLQRLSMLGSELIVGCSTDAYNAKMGVPAITPYAQRRLMLESCRFVSRVIAEQEWDQKYADIINYNVSVFAMGEEWTGQFDAFEDITNVVYIPRADIIGERRPFNAVPQQALRVASA; encoded by the coding sequence ATGACCTATGGGTCATTCGATCTCTTCCATCAAGGGCATGCACGATTGCTACAACGGCTGTCTATGCTGGGCAGCGAGTTGATCGTGGGGTGCTCGACGGATGCGTATAACGCCAAAATGGGCGTACCTGCGATCACCCCCTATGCGCAGCGCCGCCTGATGTTGGAAAGTTGCCGTTTTGTGAGCCGCGTTATTGCAGAACAAGAATGGGACCAGAAGTACGCGGACATCATCAATTATAATGTGTCCGTCTTTGCGATGGGTGAAGAATGGACGGGCCAGTTTGACGCATTCGAGGATATTACCAACGTAGTTTACATCCCCCGTGCCGACATTATTGGAGAGCGTCGCCCCTTCAATGCTGTTCCACAACAAGCGCTTAGAGTTGCGTCCGCCTGA
- a CDS encoding multidrug effflux MFS transporter, giving the protein MTTSPDSFRMGRTEFVALLAMMLASVAFSIDAMLPALPEIGAELSPDRPENAPLILSMFLLGMGVGTFFMGPLSDAYGRKRVVLVSSGLFMIGAALAWVSQSLEMVLVGRVLQGLGAAGPRVVSTAIVRDRFAGRQMAQILSIVMMIFVLVPAVAPLLGSLIIAWTGWRGIFAAFIVFALVFTVWMMVRLPETHPPENRRPVRFPLLVSAVKEVVAHPVVRLSIFVQMLISGMIFLTLMLVQPIYDIVYGRADEFPYWFFVVAIVAGSASLLNALLVVRFGMWKLITCALGGQIVLSSAFYAFDLGAGPYGFYFFLLWQTCIFFQAGLSFGNLNALAMEPMGHIAGIAASVISAIATVGAVAISGPIGTQFNGAERMLVLSVLVLAILSIAAMFFMARHMRKMATQS; this is encoded by the coding sequence TTGACAACCTCCCCCGACAGCTTCCGGATGGGGCGCACCGAGTTTGTTGCCCTTCTCGCGATGATGCTGGCCTCGGTCGCCTTTTCTATTGATGCGATGCTCCCCGCGCTCCCAGAGATTGGTGCCGAACTGTCACCTGATCGTCCCGAAAACGCGCCGCTGATCCTCAGTATGTTCCTGCTTGGCATGGGGGTCGGTACATTCTTCATGGGTCCGCTGTCGGATGCCTATGGGCGCAAACGTGTTGTCCTCGTGTCGAGTGGTCTTTTCATGATTGGCGCTGCCTTGGCCTGGGTCAGCCAGTCGCTCGAAATGGTTCTTGTCGGGCGGGTGTTGCAGGGCCTTGGCGCTGCGGGTCCGCGTGTGGTGTCGACCGCGATCGTACGCGACAGGTTCGCAGGCCGGCAGATGGCCCAGATCCTCTCGATCGTGATGATGATATTTGTACTGGTGCCTGCGGTCGCCCCTTTGCTGGGCTCGTTGATCATCGCATGGACCGGCTGGCGCGGTATCTTTGCTGCCTTTATAGTGTTTGCGCTGGTGTTCACCGTTTGGATGATGGTGCGCCTTCCCGAAACCCATCCACCCGAAAATCGTCGTCCTGTCCGCTTCCCGTTGCTGGTCAGCGCCGTCAAAGAGGTCGTGGCACACCCCGTTGTGCGCCTCTCGATTTTTGTGCAGATGCTCATTTCGGGCATGATATTTCTGACGCTGATGTTGGTGCAGCCGATCTATGATATCGTTTATGGGCGCGCTGACGAGTTCCCCTACTGGTTCTTTGTTGTCGCGATTGTTGCCGGTAGTGCCAGCTTGCTCAACGCTCTGCTCGTTGTGCGCTTCGGGATGTGGAAGCTGATCACCTGCGCCTTGGGCGGGCAAATTGTACTGTCGAGTGCATTCTACGCCTTTGATCTGGGGGCTGGCCCTTACGGATTTTACTTTTTTCTGCTGTGGCAGACCTGCATTTTCTTTCAGGCAGGCCTGAGCTTCGGCAATCTCAATGCCCTCGCGATGGAGCCTATGGGTCATATCGCCGGCATTGCGGCATCTGTAATAAGCGCAATTGCAACTGTCGGCGCTGTCGCTATCTCCGGCCCGATCGGAACCCAGTTCAATGGCGCCGAACGGATGCTTGTGCTTTCTGTACTGGTTCTCGCGATCCTCAGCATCGCCGCGATGTTCTTTATGGCCCGCCATATGCGCAAGATGGCGACACAGTCCTAA
- the mfd gene encoding transcription-repair coupling factor, with protein sequence MKSASHITLSGAPEGFDAALLLAELGKSGAPLLHIARDDKRMAAMQEALRFFAPDMPVIVFPGWDCLPYDRVSPNADISATRMATLAGLVHGMPSQFILLTTLGAATQRIPPRDILKTAAWSAQVGTRVDEKALREFLVRMGFVQSPTVMEAGDYAVRGGIIDIYPPGDMGPVRLDLFGDVLDGARRFDPATQRTTEKLDLVELAPVSEVILDEAAITRFRQNYRIEFGAAGTDDPLYEAISAGRKHQGAEHWLAFYYEHLETLFDYLPDATISLDDQITAARLSRWDSVADQYETRKIAMANRSKMDSVYKPAPASGLYLDDAAWEAAVATRRVLQLAPLPQPTGMGVIDASGRIGRNFAPERQQESISLFGSLAAHVKVKLEKGPVLIASYSEGARERLTGLIEEEGLSEAIHVRDATRIGKRGLHLAVWALEHGFEGPLPTDKDRHLTVISEQDVLGDRLIRRPKRKRRAENFLSEVQSLTPNDLVVHVDHGVGRYLGMEVITAIGAAHECLVLEYAEQSKLYLPVENIELLSRYGHEEGLLDKLGGGAWQSKKARLKERIREMADKLIRIAAERALRRAPVLEPPPGMWDAFSARFPYQETDDQLSAIGDVIDDLTSGNPMDRLICGDVGFGKTEVAMRAAFVAAMSGVQVAVIAPTTLLARQHYKSFAERFRGFPIEVRQLSRFVTAKDATATRDGITKGTVDIVIGTHALLAKTIRFKDLGLLVIDEEQHFGVSHKERLKSMRTDVHVLTLTATPIPRTLQLSLTGVRDLSIIGTPPVDRLAIRTYVSEFDTVTLREALLREHYRGGQSFYVVPRISDLAEIEAFLKDQLPELTYVVAHGQMAAGELDDRMNAFYDGSYDILLATTIVESGLDIPTANTMIVHRADMFGLAQLYQIRGRVGRSKTRAYAYLTTKPRAKLTTLAEKRLRVIGSLDTLGAGFTLASQDLDIRGAGNLLGEEQSGQMRDVGFELYQSMLEDAIAKIRSGQLEGVVDNDGQWAPQINLGVPVLIPEAFVPDLDVRLGLYRRLSELTKKVELEGFAAELIDRFGTLPKEVNTLLLVVRIKAMCKRAGIAKLDGGPKGATIQFHNDKFASPEGLVQFINDQRGLAKVKDNKIVVRRDWATDTDKIKGAFAIAKDLAEHVVAKEKAAKQAKA encoded by the coding sequence ATGAAATCAGCCTCACATATCACGCTTTCGGGCGCACCCGAAGGGTTTGACGCAGCGCTATTGTTGGCGGAACTGGGTAAATCCGGCGCGCCGCTTTTGCACATTGCCCGCGATGACAAACGCATGGCCGCAATGCAGGAGGCCTTGCGGTTTTTCGCACCCGACATGCCGGTAATTGTTTTTCCGGGCTGGGATTGTCTGCCTTACGACCGGGTATCGCCGAATGCCGACATCTCCGCCACGCGGATGGCTACGCTGGCGGGTCTGGTCCATGGGATGCCATCGCAGTTCATCCTGCTGACAACGCTAGGCGCCGCGACCCAGCGTATTCCGCCTCGAGACATACTCAAAACAGCTGCATGGAGCGCGCAGGTCGGCACGCGCGTCGATGAGAAAGCCTTACGCGAGTTTCTGGTGCGCATGGGGTTTGTCCAAAGCCCCACGGTGATGGAAGCGGGCGATTACGCGGTGCGTGGCGGCATCATCGACATCTATCCTCCCGGTGATATGGGGCCTGTCCGCCTTGATCTGTTTGGTGACGTCCTAGACGGTGCGCGCCGTTTCGATCCCGCCACCCAGCGGACCACCGAAAAGCTTGATCTGGTGGAGCTTGCTCCCGTTTCGGAGGTTATTCTCGACGAGGCGGCGATCACGCGGTTCCGGCAGAATTACCGCATCGAATTCGGTGCAGCAGGCACCGATGATCCGCTCTACGAGGCGATCAGCGCGGGACGCAAGCATCAGGGTGCCGAGCACTGGTTGGCATTCTATTATGAGCATCTTGAAACGCTGTTCGATTACCTTCCGGATGCTACCATCAGCCTCGATGATCAGATAACTGCGGCGCGCCTGTCGCGGTGGGACAGTGTTGCCGACCAATATGAAACCCGCAAGATCGCGATGGCCAACCGCTCCAAAATGGACAGCGTTTACAAGCCAGCACCTGCAAGCGGTCTCTATCTCGATGATGCTGCTTGGGAGGCAGCGGTTGCCACGCGCCGCGTGCTGCAACTTGCCCCGCTGCCTCAGCCCACAGGTATGGGTGTGATTGACGCAAGCGGCCGCATCGGCCGTAATTTTGCGCCGGAGCGACAACAGGAATCTATCAGCCTTTTCGGATCATTAGCGGCACATGTTAAAGTGAAGCTTGAGAAAGGGCCGGTCCTCATCGCCAGCTATTCGGAGGGCGCGCGCGAGCGTCTCACCGGCTTGATCGAGGAGGAAGGCCTGTCCGAAGCAATCCATGTGCGCGATGCCACTCGGATCGGGAAACGCGGTCTGCATCTGGCGGTCTGGGCACTTGAACACGGGTTCGAGGGGCCACTGCCCACTGACAAGGACCGCCATCTGACGGTGATTTCAGAGCAGGATGTGTTGGGCGACCGCCTGATCCGCCGCCCCAAGCGCAAGCGGCGCGCCGAGAACTTCCTCAGCGAAGTCCAGAGCCTCACGCCGAACGATCTGGTTGTGCATGTAGATCACGGTGTGGGTCGCTATCTGGGGATGGAGGTCATAACCGCAATCGGTGCTGCACATGAATGTCTTGTGCTGGAATACGCCGAGCAGTCGAAGCTCTACTTGCCGGTCGAAAATATCGAATTACTGAGCCGCTATGGCCACGAGGAAGGCCTGCTAGACAAGCTGGGCGGCGGGGCATGGCAGTCTAAAAAGGCACGTCTTAAGGAGCGCATCCGCGAGATGGCGGATAAACTTATCCGCATCGCGGCGGAGCGTGCATTGCGCCGTGCGCCGGTTTTGGAACCACCGCCCGGCATGTGGGACGCGTTCAGCGCTCGGTTCCCATATCAGGAAACCGACGATCAGCTTTCCGCGATTGGTGACGTGATCGACGATCTAACCAGCGGCAATCCGATGGACCGGTTGATTTGCGGTGATGTAGGCTTTGGTAAAACCGAAGTTGCGATGCGCGCTGCTTTTGTGGCCGCAATGTCGGGTGTTCAGGTTGCGGTGATTGCACCTACAACGCTGTTGGCGCGCCAGCATTACAAAAGCTTCGCCGAGCGGTTCCGCGGGTTTCCCATCGAGGTGCGTCAGTTAAGCCGGTTCGTCACGGCCAAGGACGCCACTGCCACGCGTGACGGCATTACCAAAGGGACTGTCGACATTGTTATCGGCACCCATGCATTGCTGGCCAAGACGATCCGGTTCAAGGATCTGGGCCTGCTGGTTATTGACGAAGAGCAGCATTTCGGTGTGAGCCACAAGGAGCGGTTGAAATCCATGCGCACGGATGTGCACGTGCTGACCCTGACCGCGACACCGATCCCGCGTACCTTGCAGCTGAGCCTGACGGGCGTGCGCGATCTGAGCATCATCGGCACGCCGCCCGTGGACCGGCTGGCGATCCGCACCTATGTATCCGAGTTCGATACAGTGACCCTGCGCGAGGCGCTGCTGCGCGAGCATTACCGTGGCGGGCAATCATTTTATGTGGTGCCGCGGATCAGTGATCTGGCCGAGATTGAGGCGTTTCTCAAAGACCAACTGCCCGAGCTAACCTATGTCGTAGCCCATGGCCAGATGGCGGCGGGTGAGCTGGATGACCGGATGAATGCATTTTATGACGGCAGCTATGACATCCTTCTGGCCACCACTATTGTTGAATCCGGCCTCGATATTCCCACGGCCAACACGATGATCGTGCACCGCGCCGATATGTTTGGCCTCGCACAACTCTATCAGATAAGGGGCCGCGTGGGCCGTTCCAAAACCCGCGCCTATGCTTATTTGACCACCAAACCACGGGCCAAGCTGACGACACTGGCCGAGAAACGGCTGCGGGTTATCGGCAGCCTCGACACGCTGGGGGCAGGGTTCACCCTTGCCTCCCAAGATCTCGATATTCGGGGCGCGGGCAATTTGCTGGGCGAAGAGCAGTCGGGACAAATGCGGGACGTGGGCTTCGAGCTTTATCAATCTATGCTTGAGGATGCGATTGCAAAGATACGGTCGGGCCAGCTCGAAGGGGTTGTTGACAATGACGGGCAGTGGGCGCCGCAGATCAATCTTGGCGTGCCGGTTCTCATCCCAGAAGCCTTTGTGCCTGACCTCGATGTGCGCCTTGGGCTTTACCGCCGTTTGTCGGAGTTGACCAAAAAGGTCGAGCTTGAGGGTTTCGCCGCCGAATTGATCGACCGGTTTGGAACGCTGCCGAAAGAGGTGAACACCCTCTTGCTGGTGGTGCGGATCAAAGCGATGTGCAAACGCGCAGGCATTGCCAAACTTGATGGAGGGCCAAAGGGCGCGACGATCCAGTTTCACAACGACAAGTTCGCCTCACCAGAGGGGCTGGTTCAATTTATCAATGACCAGCGCGGATTGGCAAAGGTCAAAGACAACAAGATCGTCGTGCGCCGCGACTGGGCCACCGATACCGACAAGATCAAGGGAGCTTTTGCGATTGCAAAAGATCTGGCCGAGCATGTTGTCGCCAAAGAGAAAGCTGCGAAGCAAGCAAAGGCATAG
- the hemB gene encoding porphobilinogen synthase, translating into MQPIQAPFPATRLRRVRQNEGIRGLVRENYLAPADFIWPVFVRGGEGIIEGIPSMPGVMRRSVDKIVEAAQEAWDLGIGALCLFPYTGLEERTEDCAGAWDPDNHVNRAIRAIKSALPDLVVMTDVALDTYNINGHDGFVVDGQIINDETVEALVRMAVEQARAGADIIGPSDMMDGRIAAIRAGLEADGHRNVMILSYAAKYASAFYGPFRDAVGASGALTGDKKTYQMDPANSDEALRLVARDLAEGADMVMVKPGLPYLDICRRVKDAFGAPTFAYQVSGEYSMIKAASEAGMIDEERVMMESLMAFKRAGCDGILTYFAPAAARLLNHR; encoded by the coding sequence ATGCAACCGATCCAAGCGCCTTTCCCCGCAACCCGCCTCCGCCGTGTGCGCCAAAATGAGGGTATTCGCGGACTGGTCCGTGAAAACTACCTCGCTCCGGCTGATTTCATATGGCCTGTTTTCGTGCGCGGCGGTGAGGGGATTATCGAGGGAATCCCCTCGATGCCCGGTGTTATGCGCCGCTCGGTCGATAAAATTGTCGAAGCTGCACAAGAGGCTTGGGATTTAGGGATCGGCGCGCTGTGCCTTTTTCCCTATACCGGCCTTGAGGAGCGGACGGAGGATTGTGCCGGCGCGTGGGACCCCGACAATCACGTGAACCGCGCCATTCGCGCAATCAAATCCGCCCTCCCCGATCTGGTGGTGATGACGGACGTGGCGCTTGATACCTATAACATCAACGGGCATGACGGCTTCGTAGTGGATGGCCAAATCATCAATGATGAAACTGTAGAAGCGCTAGTGCGGATGGCCGTCGAGCAAGCGCGGGCAGGCGCTGACATCATTGGACCCTCTGATATGATGGACGGACGCATTGCGGCAATCCGCGCAGGGCTTGAGGCGGACGGCCACCGTAACGTAATGATCCTGAGCTATGCGGCCAAATACGCCTCTGCTTTTTACGGACCCTTCCGCGATGCGGTTGGGGCGTCGGGTGCGCTGACCGGTGACAAGAAAACGTATCAGATGGATCCCGCAAACAGCGACGAGGCATTGCGCCTTGTCGCCCGTGATCTGGCCGAGGGTGCGGATATGGTTATGGTCAAACCCGGCCTTCCCTATCTCGACATCTGTCGCCGCGTGAAGGACGCATTTGGCGCGCCGACCTTTGCCTATCAGGTTTCAGGCGAATACAGCATGATCAAGGCGGCATCAGAGGCGGGCATGATCGATGAAGAGCGCGTAATGATGGAAAGCCTGATGGCATTCAAACGTGCAGGATGTGACGGAATTCTCACGTATTTTGCCCCCGCCGCTGCACGCTTGCTCAACCACAGATAA
- a CDS encoding lipid-binding SYLF domain-containing protein, which produces MTHSILTRRAFAFGAVAGTGTLAACGNGIGSSGSGTIDARVNATLDQMFREYPNTRTLADKANGMLVMPLVTEAGLGFGGAYGRGALRVNNSSVDYYSVTKATGGLQIGAQQYAHVLFFMTNDALSDFRRSPGWAAGGNIEYVISDKGDSLSADTTTVLSPVLAVVFARAGLRLGATLDGTKYTRIIP; this is translated from the coding sequence ATGACCCATTCAATTCTTACGCGCCGCGCATTTGCGTTCGGCGCTGTCGCCGGTACCGGCACTCTGGCCGCCTGCGGCAACGGCATCGGATCGTCGGGGTCTGGCACCATCGACGCGCGGGTGAATGCCACCCTGGACCAGATGTTCCGCGAGTATCCCAATACCCGCACTCTGGCCGATAAGGCGAACGGTATGTTGGTAATGCCACTGGTGACCGAAGCGGGCCTTGGCTTTGGCGGTGCTTATGGGCGCGGCGCGCTGCGGGTAAACAACTCGTCTGTGGACTATTATTCGGTGACCAAGGCCACGGGCGGATTACAGATCGGTGCTCAACAATATGCCCATGTTCTGTTTTTTATGACAAACGATGCGCTCAGCGATTTCCGCCGCTCACCCGGTTGGGCCGCAGGTGGCAATATCGAATATGTTATCTCGGACAAAGGCGATAGCCTGAGCGCGGATACGACAACAGTGTTGTCGCCCGTGCTTGCGGTGGTGTTCGCCCGGGCTGGTCTGCGCCTTGGCGCGACGCTGGATGGCACAAAATACACCCGCATCATTCCCTGA
- a CDS encoding NAD(P)-dependent oxidoreductase, translating into MITTPTTSRVAAIRISQRKTKAILYPFAFAPRLTLRFAVIDTIAAIAQHQSKEKQMAKLAFLGLGVMGAPMAGHLQNAGHDVTVYNRTEAKAEAWAETYGGGYAATPRAAVEGAEFVMSCVGNDDDLRSVCLGEDGAFAGLSSGAVFVDHTTVSAAVTRELHSAAADLGINFIDAPISGGQAGAENAQLSIMCGGDEASFAVALPVMEVYSKICRRIGDSGAGQMTKMCNQIAIAGVVQGLSEALHFAEKAGLDGRAVVEVISQGAAGSWQMANRYETMLDDKFEHGFAVDWMRKDLGICLGTADETGASLPLTALVDQFYKDVQKLGGGRWDTSSLIQRLRKMG; encoded by the coding sequence ATGATCACCACGCCCACAACAAGTAGGGTCGCTGCGATCCGTATCAGCCAGCGGAAAACCAAAGCCATCTTATATCCTTTTGCGTTCGCACCGCGTTTGACCCTAAGGTTTGCGGTGATAGATACAATCGCAGCAATAGCGCAACATCAAAGCAAGGAAAAGCAAATGGCAAAGCTGGCATTTTTGGGTCTGGGCGTCATGGGGGCGCCGATGGCGGGTCACCTGCAAAATGCAGGTCATGACGTCACAGTGTATAACCGCACAGAGGCCAAAGCAGAAGCATGGGCAGAAACCTATGGCGGTGGATATGCCGCGACTCCGCGCGCAGCAGTTGAGGGCGCTGAATTCGTCATGTCCTGCGTGGGCAACGACGATGATCTGCGGTCTGTCTGCTTGGGGGAGGATGGTGCGTTCGCAGGCCTTTCATCCGGTGCAGTGTTTGTCGATCACACAACCGTGTCCGCGGCAGTCACGCGGGAGTTGCACTCTGCCGCAGCGGACCTCGGCATCAACTTTATCGATGCACCGATATCTGGCGGGCAGGCAGGTGCGGAGAACGCTCAACTCTCGATCATGTGTGGCGGCGACGAAGCGTCATTTGCTGTGGCTTTGCCTGTGATGGAGGTCTATTCCAAAATCTGCCGCCGGATCGGCGATAGCGGCGCGGGTCAGATGACCAAGATGTGTAACCAGATTGCCATCGCCGGTGTGGTACAGGGCCTCTCCGAAGCGCTGCATTTTGCCGAAAAAGCCGGTCTTGATGGCCGCGCTGTGGTTGAAGTAATCTCACAAGGTGCCGCTGGAAGCTGGCAAATGGCCAATCGCTACGAGACGATGCTCGACGACAAGTTCGAGCACGGGTTTGCCGTTGACTGGATGCGCAAGGATCTGGGCATCTGTCTGGGCACCGCAGACGAAACAGGAGCGAGCCTGCCGCTCACCGCGCTGGTCGATCAGTTCTACAAGGATGTGCAAAAGCTTGGCGGTGGCCGCTGGGATACATCAAGCCTGATACAGCGTCTGCGAAAAATGGGCTGA
- a CDS encoding penicillin acylase family protein, with translation MALVFRWLIRIAATLLVVGVVIIAMVYWLASRSLPDYNAQVEVPNLENPVEIVRDNANVPHIFGENDEDVFFGLGFAHAQDRLWQMTTMRRTAQGRLSEVFGASTLDVDKLLRRFDIYALSVASFEALDTPTRNALRAYAAGVNARLDQINSDALGRGAPEMFLFNAPMAPWRPADSIAIVKLMGLQLSGHLDAEVIRARTSLALPDQDRLRDILPDAPGAGVAALPEYASLFPEMPLFAENIPFAPHPLSPFKRTALAGASNAWAATPARSASGGTLLANDPHLGFTAPSVWYLARLELQTGGVIGATIPGIPVILAGRSADLGWGLTSSYLDDQDVYVEEINPANREEYRTPDGFKRFRTRASIINVKDLDPVTLTLRWTDNGPVLPGSHYNLAAITPPGHVASVAWTVLSQRDTTMQAAMELMRAKTVADGIGAAEKFIAPSQNLILVDRETIAMKTIGAAPKRDPAHQSQGRMPSPGWIATNRWQGMLPYTSNPGFVAPEGGILGNTNNKMISRAFPNHISFLWGDTQRVQRWQRLMQSRQVHTRDSFIEGQLDTVSFTARSLLPLIGAELWFTGEAAPAGTPEALRQRALALLAGWSGEMNEHLPEPLIYATWLRALQERLIQDELGPLAGEFDHVEPLFIERVFRDIQGASAWCDVFQSAPIETCADMARLALDDALLTISNTYGTSLESLRWGDVHQATHDHPVLGSVPVLRYFVNIRQSTSGGDNTLMRGRTKGTDPDPFHNVHGAGYRGVYDFADPDSSVFVSSTGQSGHFLSRHYDDLAQLWRRGEYIPMSLDQELARAAAVGVTRLVPTAP, from the coding sequence ATGGCTTTGGTTTTCCGCTGGCTGATACGGATCGCAGCGACCCTACTTGTTGTGGGCGTGGTGATCATCGCTATGGTATACTGGCTCGCCTCGCGGTCACTGCCCGATTACAATGCGCAGGTCGAGGTGCCAAACCTCGAGAACCCCGTTGAGATCGTGCGTGATAACGCCAATGTCCCTCACATTTTCGGCGAAAACGACGAGGATGTATTTTTTGGCCTCGGGTTTGCCCATGCGCAGGACCGGCTGTGGCAGATGACCACCATGCGGCGCACCGCGCAGGGCCGACTGTCAGAGGTGTTCGGTGCATCGACACTCGATGTGGACAAGCTGCTGCGCCGTTTTGATATCTACGCCCTCTCGGTTGCCTCCTTCGAGGCGCTGGATACGCCCACCCGAAATGCATTACGGGCCTATGCCGCCGGTGTGAATGCGCGTCTGGACCAGATCAATAGCGATGCTCTGGGGCGTGGTGCGCCGGAGATGTTTTTGTTCAACGCACCTATGGCCCCGTGGCGGCCCGCCGACAGTATTGCCATTGTCAAGCTGATGGGTCTTCAGTTGTCGGGCCATCTGGACGCAGAAGTAATCCGCGCGCGGACATCGCTTGCCCTGCCCGATCAGGACCGGTTGCGTGATATTTTGCCCGATGCACCGGGTGCCGGTGTTGCCGCCCTACCAGAATACGCAAGCCTGTTCCCCGAGATGCCTTTGTTTGCCGAAAACATTCCCTTTGCGCCACACCCGCTGTCGCCGTTTAAACGCACCGCTCTTGCGGGCGCATCAAATGCTTGGGCAGCCACGCCCGCGCGCTCTGCTTCGGGTGGGACCCTGCTGGCGAACGACCCGCATCTGGGGTTCACAGCGCCCTCGGTCTGGTATCTTGCGCGACTTGAGTTGCAAACAGGGGGCGTTATCGGTGCCACAATTCCCGGCATTCCTGTGATCCTCGCAGGGCGGTCCGCCGATCTGGGCTGGGGCCTTACTTCTTCGTATCTGGATGATCAGGACGTTTATGTTGAAGAGATAAACCCCGCCAACCGAGAGGAATATCGCACACCCGATGGTTTCAAACGCTTTCGCACCCGCGCCTCGATCATCAATGTGAAAGATCTTGATCCGGTCACACTCACCCTACGCTGGACAGATAATGGCCCCGTGCTGCCGGGAAGCCATTATAACCTCGCTGCCATCACACCTCCCGGTCACGTGGCGTCGGTCGCGTGGACTGTGCTGAGCCAGCGCGATACCACAATGCAGGCCGCAATGGAGCTGATGAGGGCCAAAACAGTTGCTGACGGGATTGGTGCGGCCGAAAAGTTTATTGCACCCTCGCAGAACCTCATTCTTGTAGACCGCGAGACCATCGCGATGAAAACCATTGGCGCCGCACCAAAACGCGACCCCGCACATCAAAGTCAGGGCCGTATGCCAAGCCCCGGCTGGATCGCCACCAACAGGTGGCAGGGAATGCTGCCCTACACATCCAACCCCGGATTTGTAGCGCCCGAAGGTGGCATTCTGGGCAATACAAACAACAAGATGATTTCACGAGCCTTTCCAAATCATATCTCATTTTTATGGGGTGATACCCAGCGCGTTCAACGCTGGCAGCGCCTGATGCAAAGCCGTCAGGTCCATACCCGCGACAGCTTTATTGAAGGACAGCTCGATACTGTGAGTTTTACCGCGCGCTCGCTTTTGCCGCTCATCGGGGCGGAGCTATGGTTCACCGGAGAGGCGGCACCTGCGGGTACACCCGAGGCTTTGCGCCAACGCGCCCTTGCCCTGCTCGCAGGCTGGTCTGGTGAAATGAATGAACACCTGCCGGAGCCGTTGATTTACGCAACATGGCTGCGCGCCTTGCAAGAGCGTCTCATTCAAGACGAGCTTGGCCCGCTGGCAGGTGAATTTGATCACGTCGAACCGTTGTTCATCGAGAGGGTATTCCGCGATATACAGGGGGCATCCGCGTGGTGTGACGTATTTCAGTCAGCACCAATCGAAACCTGCGCAGATATGGCTCGCCTTGCACTTGACGATGCACTTCTAACAATTTCAAATACTTACGGGACCTCGCTCGAGTCTCTACGCTGGGGCGATGTGCATCAGGCAACCCACGATCATCCTGTTTTGGGTAGTGTTCCTGTGCTGCGCTATTTCGTGAACATCCGTCAAAGCACTTCTGGCGGTGACAATACGCTGATGCGCGGTCGTACAAAAGGGACTGATCCAGACCCATTCCATAATGTCCACGGTGCAGGCTACCGTGGTGTGTATGATTTCGCCGATCCTGACAGCTCGGTCTTTGTTTCCTCCACAGGGCAATCAGGGCACTTCCTGTCACGTCACTATGACGATCTGGCACAGTTGTGGCGGCGCGGTGAATATATTCCCATGTCCCTCGATCAGGAACTCGCAAGGGCTGCCGCCGTTGGCGTTACGCGGCTGGTTCCAACTGCGCCATGA
- a CDS encoding pseudouridine synthase encodes MPRVIIFNKPFGVLSQFTDKGSEGSARPTLSRFIDEKGFYPAGRLDRDSEGLMVLTDHGPLQARISNPKYKLEKTYLVMVEGTPNEQALEALRRGVTLKDGITRPARVEISAPPEDLWERDPPVRFRKSVPDAWLSVTISEGRNRQVRRMTAHVGLPTLRLIRLQVGNWNLNQLRPGAWRFASAEGA; translated from the coding sequence ATCCCTCGCGTCATCATATTCAATAAGCCCTTCGGCGTCCTGTCACAGTTTACCGACAAGGGAAGCGAGGGGTCAGCACGTCCAACGCTCTCCAGGTTTATCGACGAAAAGGGTTTTTATCCCGCAGGCCGCCTTGACCGTGACAGCGAGGGGTTGATGGTGCTGACGGACCATGGTCCGCTTCAGGCGCGGATCTCTAACCCGAAATACAAGCTGGAAAAAACCTACCTAGTGATGGTCGAGGGTACACCGAACGAACAAGCGCTCGAAGCACTAAGACGCGGTGTGACCCTCAAGGACGGTATCACCCGCCCAGCCCGCGTCGAAATCAGCGCGCCTCCAGAAGACCTTTGGGAGCGCGATCCGCCTGTCCGGTTCCGTAAATCCGTGCCTGACGCCTGGCTGTCAGTGACAATATCCGAAGGTCGTAACCGGCAGGTACGCCGCATGACAGCCCATGTCGGACTGCCCACGCTGCGTCTCATCCGTCTCCAGGTCGGGAACTGGAACCTCAACCAGCTGCGTCCCGGCGCATGGCGATTTGCCTCCGCCGAAGGCGCATAA